A portion of the Gigantopelta aegis isolate Gae_Host chromosome 10, Gae_host_genome, whole genome shotgun sequence genome contains these proteins:
- the LOC121382593 gene encoding uncharacterized protein LOC121382593: MYEQSKSEVLRKQEQHLHLAMMERSFYKAKCSDAKTTAATHGISRLEPCRPNSKDIHFNYSFDYAQQVHYPADPQQPGPIYFKTPRKCQVFGIHAEGIPCQINYLIDEAVFSGKGANAVISLLHHFLGNYGIGEMHLDLNADNCSGQNKNNCVMWYLCWRTLVGLHTTIHMHFMLAGHTKFAPDWCFGLFKRLFKRTFVSSLAELQDVVNKSTEKGINHTQLVGDQEGNVLVPIYDWTLFLADFFRRFPGIKSHQHFFFSAKKPGVIKYKPKSYDDWRAFTLKKTDAVPVGMPHVINPKGMDLARKAYLFKEIRDFCKDEIKDLVCPKPSEIITESDSEEDIHTDQQTEKRAMETAPKQRPSKRGRVARGTGRGRRTEK; the protein is encoded by the exons ATGT ATGAGCAGTCCAAGTCAGAGGTATTGAGAAAACAAGAACAGCACCTTCATCTTGCTATGATGGAACGATCATTTTACAAAGCCAAGTGCAGTGATGCCAAAACAACAGCTGCAACACACGGGATTTCTAGGTTGGAACCATGTAGACCAAACTCAAAGGACATACACTTCAACTACTCCTTCGATTATGCACAACAGGTGCACTATCCTGCCGATCCTCAGCAACCTGGTCCAATATACTTTAAGACCCCTAGGAAATGCCAGGTGTTCGGTATACATGCAGAAGGAATACCATGTCagataaattatttgattgacGAAGCTGTTTTTAGTGGCAAGGGGGCAAATGCCGTCATCAGCCTCCTACACCATTTCCTGGGCAACTATGGAATTGGTGAAATGCACCTTGATCTCAATGCAGACAACTGCAGTggccaaaacaaaaacaattgtgtaATGTGGTACCTTTGCTGGCGTACTCTTGTGGGACTTCATACTACAATTCACATGCATTTCATGTTAGCAGGCCACACTAAATTTGCACCAGATTGGTGCTTTGGCCTATTCAAACGACTGTTTAAACGAACATTTGTTTCCTCCTTGGCCGAGCTTCAGGATGTAGTCAACAAGTCCACAGAAAAGGGAATTAATCACACCCAGTTAGTTGGTGATCAGGAAGGCAATGTGTTAGTGCCGATATATGACTGGACCCTTTTTCTAGCAGACTTTTTCAGACGGTTTCCAGGAATCAAGTCTCACCAACACTTCTTTTTCTCAGCAAAAAAACCAGGGGTGATAAAGTATAAGCCGAAATCATATGACGACTGGAGAGCATTCACCCTCAAGAAGACAGATGCAGTTCCTGTTGGTATGCCGCATGTCATCAACCCCAAGGGTATGGACTTGGCGAGAAAGGCATACTTGTTCAAGGAGATCAGGGACTTTTGCAAAGATGAGATAAAGGATCTCGTGTGCCCCAAGCCATCAGAAATCATCACAGAGTCTGATTCGGAAGAGGATATACATACTGATCAGCAAACTGAGAAAAGGGCAATGGAGACAGCTCCTAAACAGAGACCGAGCAAGCGAGGACGAGTTGCTCGTGGTACTGGGCGTGGCCGTCGTACAGAAAAATAA